Proteins found in one Methylobacterium sp. CB376 genomic segment:
- a CDS encoding Crp/Fnr family transcriptional regulator: protein MSPLTRKLEHFVRLSASDRAALELLTASPRRTYAPRENIICEGESPRVLRLALSGWACRYKTLEDGRRAIVGLLLPGDLCDLNVFILRKMDHSLAALTPVSLAEISSNTFNALTLAHPRVLQALWWETLVRESIQRQWTANLSQRDASERVASLLCEVFTRLHCVGLTDGPSCDLALTQAELGEATGLSTVHVNRTVQELRARGLIILRGKSLTIPDFEALRDAALFSADYLHLDHEGAHLDGAEG from the coding sequence ATGAGCCCGCTCACCCGAAAGCTTGAGCACTTTGTCCGGCTCTCGGCGAGCGATAGAGCAGCCCTTGAGCTACTCACCGCATCTCCCCGGCGAACCTACGCTCCTCGCGAAAACATCATCTGTGAAGGCGAGTCGCCGAGGGTACTACGGTTGGCGCTGTCGGGTTGGGCCTGCCGCTACAAGACACTAGAGGACGGCCGGCGCGCAATCGTAGGATTGCTCCTCCCCGGCGACCTCTGCGACCTCAATGTATTCATCCTGCGCAAGATGGACCACTCCCTCGCAGCACTCACCCCAGTATCCCTGGCGGAGATTTCCTCGAACACGTTCAACGCATTGACGCTCGCTCACCCGCGCGTGCTCCAGGCGCTCTGGTGGGAGACACTGGTTCGGGAGTCGATCCAGCGCCAATGGACAGCCAACCTAAGCCAGCGGGACGCGTCAGAGCGCGTGGCGTCCCTGCTGTGTGAGGTGTTCACTCGCTTGCACTGCGTTGGCCTCACTGATGGGCCTTCGTGCGACCTGGCACTCACCCAGGCTGAGTTGGGTGAGGCAACCGGCCTCTCAACCGTTCACGTCAACCGCACTGTGCAGGAGCTCCGCGCTAGAGGGCTCATCATCCTGAGAGGTAAGAGTCTGACTATCCCGGATTTCGAGGCACTTAGGGATGCGGCACTGTTCAGCGCCGACTATCTCCATCTCGACCACGAGGGTGCGCACCTCGACGGCGCTGAAGGATGA
- a CDS encoding BRO-N domain-containing protein, with protein MATEGSNAAALRVLSLRFEARHSGQRRRFAVRMMLSEGRLWLLVKDASRAIGWQSNTLKMYRWTTLDPDDWAYTLVQTKQGPQMMALIAREALSSLLSTARKPQARQFKRWLDGLPG; from the coding sequence ATGGCTACCGAGGGAAGCAACGCAGCGGCCCTCAGGGTCCTCAGTCTTAGGTTCGAGGCCCGCCACAGCGGGCAGAGGAGACGGTTTGCCGTCCGAATGATGCTCTCCGAAGGGAGGCTCTGGCTCCTGGTGAAGGACGCAAGCCGGGCTATCGGGTGGCAGAGCAACACCCTGAAGATGTACCGCTGGACGACGTTGGACCCTGACGATTGGGCCTACACGCTCGTTCAAACCAAGCAGGGGCCGCAGATGATGGCCCTCATTGCCAGGGAAGCCCTGAGCAGTCTGCTAAGCACCGCCCGGAAACCGCAAGCGCGTCAGTTCAAACGATGGCTGGACGGTCTCCCAGGCTGA
- a CDS encoding BRO-N domain-containing protein: MTTTNTTNTFKFAGLDLRCVTIEGQPWFAAADVCAILGLSRPDNMLRFVDSHERRVPPPTSRGTSTTRPCWRLPGTDRLGCSGCGWTVSLYKLDRNLLLILLLNQSRCLPYTR, translated from the coding sequence ATGACCACCACCAACACCACCAACACCTTCAAGTTCGCCGGCTTGGACCTCCGGTGCGTGACCATCGAAGGCCAGCCCTGGTTCGCTGCGGCTGATGTGTGCGCGATACTCGGGCTCTCCCGGCCAGACAACATGCTCCGGTTTGTGGACAGCCATGAGAGGCGCGTCCCCCCTCCAACTTCGAGGGGTACCTCCACCACAAGGCCATGCTGGAGGCTTCCCGGCACAGACAGGCTAGGGTGTTCGGGCTGTGGCTGGACAGTCTCTCTCTACAAGCTTGACCGTAACTTACTGTTAATTCTGTTGTTGAACCAGAGTAGATGCCTGCCATATACAAGGTAG
- a CDS encoding recombinase family protein yields MAVYGYARVSTTDQDLSLQEGALRAAGCEVIRSEKRSGASTEGRAELQTLMDFARKGDAIVVTRIDRLARSIADLAAIVRQLEAKGVALKATEQPIDTSTAAGRCFLQMLGVFAEFETNLRRERQLEGIAKAKAAGVYAGKGRPASVPAEKVRELHATGMGPSAIAKELGISRMSVHRALNPKPA; encoded by the coding sequence ATGGCCGTCTACGGTTACGCGCGTGTCAGCACCACCGACCAGGACCTCAGTCTCCAGGAGGGCGCCTTGAGGGCCGCAGGGTGTGAGGTCATCCGCTCTGAGAAGCGGTCAGGCGCCAGCACCGAAGGCAGGGCCGAGCTTCAGACCCTGATGGACTTCGCCCGGAAAGGGGACGCCATCGTGGTCACCCGCATCGACCGGCTGGCACGGTCCATTGCTGACCTCGCAGCCATCGTCCGCCAGCTTGAGGCCAAGGGCGTGGCGTTGAAGGCCACTGAGCAGCCCATCGACACGTCCACGGCTGCGGGACGCTGCTTCCTCCAGATGCTCGGGGTTTTTGCCGAGTTCGAGACGAACCTTCGCCGTGAACGGCAGCTTGAGGGCATTGCCAAGGCCAAGGCTGCTGGGGTCTATGCCGGCAAGGGGCGCCCTGCATCGGTGCCTGCTGAGAAGGTCAGAGAGCTTCACGCCACCGGAATGGGTCCGTCTGCCATCGCCAAGGAACTCGGCATCAGCCGCATGTCGGTGCACCGGGCGTTGAACCCGAAACCTGCGTGA